From a region of the Myroides sp. JBRI-B21084 genome:
- a CDS encoding PepSY-associated TM helix domain-containing protein, with the protein MRKKINWLHKWLGILTGSIVLLVSISGCLYVFQDDLKVLFYPEKYFIISENHNKNKPIELTSLIAIAEKALPNNQIISRVEVFPQKNRTWVFKALKTNNNALFYTNYHVYHKQVFLNPYTGEVQHFENSKKEFFNIVLQIHMNLLLGKKYGSLIVGIATLLFVIIGLSGLCLWIPKNLKKRNLKQAFTIKTNAKIKRLNYDLHNVLGFYILPFVLIFCFTGLIFAFPDFKNVVTKSFDVFQSNKKVKSYSYEFIPQKEANSLNNGLAYILQNHVNASQISIRLKDKNEPHDFQVRLQKGKTSAFFWYYINQTSGQIINIKSYKNLSLGTKITSYNYDLHTGNIGGFTTKLIAFFAALICASLPITGFIIWQNKRRKKS; encoded by the coding sequence TTGAGAAAAAAAATAAATTGGCTTCACAAATGGTTAGGAATACTTACAGGTAGCATTGTTTTACTTGTAAGTATTTCTGGCTGTTTATATGTTTTTCAAGACGATTTAAAGGTTTTATTTTATCCTGAAAAATATTTTATTATATCTGAAAATCATAATAAAAATAAGCCAATTGAACTTACTTCTTTAATTGCAATTGCAGAAAAAGCATTACCTAATAACCAAATAATTTCTCGGGTTGAAGTTTTCCCTCAAAAAAACAGAACTTGGGTTTTTAAAGCACTAAAAACCAACAATAATGCTTTGTTTTATACAAATTACCATGTATATCATAAACAGGTATTTTTAAATCCTTATACTGGCGAAGTGCAACATTTTGAAAATTCAAAAAAGGAGTTTTTTAATATTGTACTACAAATACACATGAATTTACTTTTAGGTAAAAAATACGGTTCGCTAATTGTTGGTATTGCAACTTTGCTTTTTGTAATTATTGGTTTAAGTGGTTTGTGCTTATGGATACCTAAAAATCTAAAAAAACGAAATTTAAAACAAGCTTTTACAATAAAAACAAACGCAAAAATTAAACGTTTGAATTATGATTTACACAACGTTTTAGGTTTTTACATACTGCCTTTTGTTTTAATTTTTTGTTTTACAGGATTGATTTTTGCTTTTCCTGATTTTAAAAATGTAGTGACTAAAAGTTTTGATGTATTCCAATCAAATAAAAAAGTAAAAAGCTACTCGTATGAATTTATTCCACAAAAAGAAGCAAATAGCTTAAATAACGGATTAGCATATATATTACAAAATCATGTAAATGCAAGCCAAATTTCTATTCGTTTAAAAGATAAAAACGAACCACATGATTTTCAAGTCCGTTTACAAAAAGGTAAAACTAGTGCTTTTTTTTGGTATTATATAAACCAAACAAGTGGTCAAATAATTAATATTAAATCATACAAAAATTTAAGTTTAGGTACTAAAATTACTTCTTATAATTACGATTTACATACGGGTAACATTGGTGGTTTTACAACTAAATTAATTGCTTTTTTTGCGGCGTTAATTTGTGCTTCGTTACCAATTACGGGGTTTATAATTTGGCAAAACAAACGTAGAAAAAAATCATAA
- a CDS encoding TonB-dependent receptor produces the protein MKLRFIISIIVLFFTQVIIAQTVKIKVENNLKTAIANATVSSGNEVIALTNEKGEAQLDAAKILDNSVIVSAPNYSDTYFLFGSINDINEYVIVLENQSTNLDEIVVTVGRKPEHITTVPSSITILNEEDIALQSAISNNLSSILGNLVPGLGTTTNKATNAGQTLRGRQVLVLIDGVPQSTPLMNGQRDIRTIDAQAIERVEIIKGATSIYGNGSGGGIINYITKKNPKTNSFHGTSILGTNFNPIHGNETLGYRASQYFNGRKNKFSYVAGASYAYTGLQRDAKGEPLGQTDGLSNTNQINGFTKLGYDFTDHTNLTMLYNYYGSTQKAKYISKTGVYGQTPTVGIKGTEPGENAGTPYNHNFMFTFTKDNLFNTTKLDVTAYVNSFRSMNRYVANSSAWYGAGQTKINSNKKGLRINLNTPINTKFPIDLTYGLDVLNDVTYQDLVDGRVYIPKMDMANIAPYAQVRIDFFDHLIFKGGVRYENATVNVKDYQTIATGPNNEGSIFVQGGKIPYEATMFNAGLRYKKYAYFNPFVSFSQGFAINELGRILRKATENTIESLATDPIITNNYEAGFSSRFSKFNFSAAYFISTSKLGVNLVDVGGYLTPQREPERVYGFEIALDYFTNDKLSFGGNYSFVEGKATFDDGSKVYLNGSRIAPAKAVAYVNYSPINNLNLQLSWLHTDARNRFEKNEKGKYNNSEGPIKAVQTINFSGSYAFKTNWTVSLGVENLLNNYYYPTVSQYRALDAEYVLGNGITTSLNLQYKF, from the coding sequence ATGAAATTGCGATTTATTATTTCGATTATAGTTTTGTTCTTCACACAAGTTATAATTGCACAAACAGTAAAAATTAAAGTTGAAAACAACTTAAAAACGGCAATTGCAAATGCTACCGTTTCATCTGGAAATGAAGTTATTGCACTTACCAACGAAAAAGGAGAAGCGCAGCTAGATGCTGCTAAGATTTTAGATAATTCTGTTATTGTTTCGGCACCAAATTATAGCGATACTTACTTTTTATTTGGATCGATAAACGACATTAACGAGTATGTTATTGTACTTGAAAATCAAAGTACTAATTTAGATGAAATAGTGGTTACAGTTGGTAGAAAACCCGAACATATAACTACCGTACCTTCATCGATTACAATTTTAAATGAAGAAGATATTGCGTTGCAAAGTGCCATATCAAACAACTTATCATCTATTTTAGGAAATTTAGTTCCTGGTTTAGGTACAACAACAAACAAAGCAACAAATGCAGGACAAACGTTACGCGGACGACAAGTTTTGGTTTTAATTGATGGGGTACCACAATCTACACCACTAATGAACGGGCAACGAGACATAAGAACTATTGACGCACAAGCTATTGAACGTGTTGAAATTATAAAAGGAGCAACTTCAATTTACGGAAACGGTTCTGGTGGCGGTATTATTAACTATATTACTAAAAAAAATCCAAAAACAAATAGTTTTCACGGAACGTCAATTTTAGGTACAAATTTTAATCCAATTCATGGAAATGAAACGCTAGGCTATCGCGCATCACAGTACTTTAACGGTCGTAAAAATAAATTCAGTTATGTTGCTGGCGCATCATATGCCTATACAGGCTTACAACGTGATGCTAAAGGTGAACCTTTAGGGCAAACCGATGGCTTATCAAACACTAATCAAATAAATGGTTTTACAAAATTAGGATATGATTTTACCGATCATACCAACTTAACAATGCTTTACAATTATTACGGCAGTACACAAAAAGCAAAATACATTAGCAAAACAGGCGTTTATGGTCAAACACCTACAGTTGGTATAAAAGGTACAGAACCTGGTGAAAATGCTGGAACGCCTTACAACCACAATTTTATGTTTACGTTTACAAAAGATAATCTATTTAATACCACTAAATTAGATGTTACCGCTTATGTAAATTCGTTTCGATCAATGAACAGATACGTTGCCAATTCAAGTGCTTGGTATGGTGCTGGTCAAACTAAAATTAACTCAAATAAAAAAGGATTGCGTATTAATTTAAACACACCTATTAATACCAAATTTCCAATTGATTTAACGTATGGATTAGATGTTTTAAACGACGTGACTTACCAAGATTTAGTTGATGGTCGTGTGTATATTCCAAAAATGGATATGGCAAATATTGCGCCTTATGCCCAAGTTAGAATAGACTTTTTTGATCATTTAATTTTTAAAGGAGGCGTGCGTTACGAAAATGCAACTGTAAATGTAAAAGATTACCAAACAATTGCTACCGGACCAAATAACGAAGGAAGTATTTTTGTTCAAGGTGGAAAAATACCTTACGAAGCAACAATGTTTAACGCTGGTTTACGTTATAAAAAATATGCTTATTTTAACCCTTTTGTAAGTTTTTCACAAGGATTTGCAATTAATGAATTAGGTAGAATTTTACGTAAAGCGACTGAAAACACAATTGAAAGTTTAGCTACCGACCCTATCATAACAAACAATTACGAAGCAGGTTTTAGTAGTCGTTTTTCTAAATTTAACTTTTCGGCAGCATATTTTATAAGCACTTCTAAATTAGGTGTAAATCTAGTTGATGTAGGTGGATATTTAACCCCACAACGCGAACCTGAACGTGTATATGGCTTTGAAATTGCTTTAGATTATTTTACAAATGACAAACTTAGTTTTGGTGGAAATTATTCGTTTGTTGAAGGAAAAGCTACTTTTGACGACGGATCTAAAGTATATTTAAATGGATCTAGAATTGCACCAGCAAAAGCAGTTGCTTATGTAAACTATTCACCAATAAATAACTTAAATTTGCAACTTTCATGGTTACATACCGATGCTAGAAATCGTTTTGAAAAGAATGAAAAAGGGAAATATAATAATAGCGAAGGACCAATAAAAGCGGTTCAAACAATTAATTTTTCAGGAAGTTATGCTTTTAAAACAAATTGGACTGTTAGTTTAGGTGTAGAAAATCTTTTAAACAACTATTACTACCCTACTGTTAGCCAATACCGTGCACTTGATGCAGAATATGTTTTAGGTAACGGTATAACTACTAGTTTAAATTTACAATACAAATTTTAA